The Paenibacillus sophorae genome has a segment encoding these proteins:
- the yajC gene encoding preprotein translocase subunit YajC, translating to MFQYAAAAGSQSSNILGLVGPFVLMFVVFYFLLIRPQQKKTKTRNSMLRALKKGDKVVTIGGLHGTILEISDDIVVLRVNDVTKLTFDRGSISHSVTTEADSK from the coding sequence ATGTTTCAATACGCTGCAGCCGCAGGGTCCCAGTCTTCGAATATTTTGGGGCTCGTCGGGCCGTTTGTCCTGATGTTTGTCGTGTTCTACTTCCTGCTGATCCGTCCTCAGCAGAAGAAGACCAAGACGCGCAATTCCATGTTAAGGGCTCTGAAAAAGGGCGATAAGGTGGTTACCATCGGCGGCTTACACGGTACGATCTTGGAGATTTCCGACGATATTGTCGTTCTCCGGGTGAATGATGTGACGAAGCTTACCTTTGACCGGGGTTCGATCAGCCATTCCGTTACAACGGAAGCGGATTCAAAGTAA
- the tgt gene encoding tRNA guanosine(34) transglycosylase Tgt has protein sequence MAAITYEHIKTCKQSGARLGRVHTPHGVIETPTFMPVGTQATVKTMSPEELKDMDAQIILSNTYHLFLRPGHDIVREAGGLHKFMNWDRPILTDSGGFQVFSLSEMRKITEEGVHFRSHLNGDKKFLSPEVAMEVQNALGSDIMMAFDECPPYPAEYDYVKRSLERTTRWAERCLKAHARPHDQGLFAIVQGGMFEDLRRQSAAELTSMDFPGYAIGGLSVGESKQIMYEVLDYTVPLLPQDKPRYLMGVGSPDALVEGAIRGVDMFDCVLPTRIARNGTTMTSQGRLVVRNAQYARDFGPLDPECGCYTCRNYSRAYLRHLIKSDETFGLRLTTYHNLYFLLELMRKVRKAIMEDRLLDFRDEFFAQYGLHENSKGF, from the coding sequence ATGGCAGCAATTACTTACGAGCATATTAAGACATGCAAGCAGTCGGGAGCCCGGCTTGGAAGAGTTCATACTCCCCATGGAGTTATCGAAACGCCTACTTTTATGCCGGTTGGCACCCAGGCAACGGTCAAGACAATGAGTCCCGAAGAACTGAAGGATATGGACGCCCAGATCATTCTGAGCAACACATACCATCTGTTCCTCCGCCCGGGACATGATATTGTCCGCGAAGCCGGGGGCTTGCACAAATTCATGAACTGGGACCGTCCGATTCTGACAGACAGCGGCGGGTTTCAAGTATTCTCTCTGAGTGAGATGCGCAAAATTACAGAGGAAGGCGTCCATTTCCGCTCCCATCTGAACGGGGATAAGAAGTTCTTGTCGCCGGAAGTGGCGATGGAGGTGCAGAATGCGCTTGGTTCCGACATCATGATGGCTTTTGACGAATGCCCGCCTTATCCGGCGGAATACGATTACGTGAAAAGATCGCTGGAGCGGACCACCCGCTGGGCGGAGCGGTGCCTGAAAGCCCACGCCCGTCCTCATGATCAAGGCTTGTTCGCCATTGTTCAGGGCGGGATGTTCGAAGATCTTCGGAGGCAGAGTGCTGCCGAGTTGACTTCCATGGATTTCCCGGGGTATGCTATTGGAGGACTCAGTGTCGGAGAATCGAAGCAAATTATGTACGAAGTGCTGGATTATACGGTTCCGCTGCTGCCGCAGGACAAGCCGCGCTATTTGATGGGCGTCGGGTCTCCTGACGCGCTGGTGGAAGGCGCAATCCGGGGTGTTGACATGTTCGATTGCGTGCTGCCGACCCGCATTGCCCGTAACGGAACGACAATGACCAGCCAGGGAAGACTCGTTGTCCGAAATGCGCAGTATGCCCGAGACTTCGGGCCGCTCGATCCGGAATGCGGCTGCTACACCTGCCGTAATTATTCGCGTGCGTATTTGCGTCATTTGATCAAGAGCGATGAGACTTTTGGACTTCGTTTGACGACCTATCATAATTTGTACTTCCTGTTGGAACTGATGCGTAAAGTGCGGAAAGCCATCATGGAAGACCGGCTCCTGGATTTTCGCGATGAGTTTTTCGCACAATACGGTTTACATGAGAATTCAAAAGGTTTCTAA
- the queA gene encoding tRNA preQ1(34) S-adenosylmethionine ribosyltransferase-isomerase QueA: MNVDLYNFHLPEELIAQTPLPDRSASRLLTLDKRSGRTQHRHFTDIIDELQPGDTLVLNDTRVIPARLFGIKEDTGAKAEVLLLKSLGEDRWDALVKPGKKLKTGAVISFGEELRAVIEEESDMGGRTLRFMYEGIFQEILDRLGTMPLPPYIKEKLDDRERYQTVYARHEGSAAAPTAGLHFTEDLLKHIQDKGVRLAYITLHVGLGTFRPMSVDTVEEHVMHSEYFMLPQETADMLNEAKSKGSRIVAVGTTSCRTLETVGGMFGDGPLEACSGWTDIFIYPGYEFKLVNALITNFHLPKSTLVMLVSALAGREHILAAYQEAIQRKYRFFSFGDAMFIY; encoded by the coding sequence ATGAATGTAGATTTGTATAATTTTCATCTGCCGGAGGAACTGATTGCCCAGACTCCGCTTCCCGACCGCAGCGCATCCAGGCTGCTCACGTTGGACAAGCGGAGCGGCAGGACGCAACATCGGCATTTTACCGATATTATCGACGAATTGCAGCCCGGGGACACGCTTGTGCTGAATGATACGAGAGTCATTCCGGCCCGACTGTTTGGCATCAAAGAAGACACCGGGGCTAAGGCCGAGGTGCTGCTGCTCAAGAGCCTCGGCGAAGACCGGTGGGATGCGCTGGTGAAGCCGGGGAAAAAGCTTAAGACCGGCGCCGTCATATCTTTCGGTGAGGAGCTCCGGGCCGTTATCGAAGAAGAAAGTGACATGGGCGGGCGTACGCTGCGGTTCATGTACGAAGGGATATTCCAGGAGATTTTGGACAGACTTGGTACGATGCCGCTTCCGCCGTATATTAAGGAGAAGCTGGATGACCGGGAACGGTATCAGACCGTGTACGCCCGTCATGAAGGCTCGGCGGCAGCGCCTACGGCCGGTCTGCATTTTACAGAGGATCTGCTGAAGCATATACAGGATAAAGGGGTTCGCTTAGCCTATATTACCCTTCATGTCGGCTTGGGCACATTCCGGCCCATGTCCGTGGATACGGTGGAAGAGCATGTCATGCATTCGGAGTATTTCATGCTGCCTCAGGAGACGGCGGATATGTTGAATGAAGCCAAGTCTAAGGGGAGCCGGATCGTAGCGGTAGGGACGACCTCCTGCCGTACATTGGAGACGGTCGGCGGCATGTTCGGCGATGGACCGCTTGAAGCATGCAGCGGCTGGACGGATATCTTTATCTACCCCGGCTATGAGTTCAAACTGGTCAACGCCCTGATTACGAATTTTCATTTGCCGAAATCGACACTGGTTATGCTGGTCAGCGCCTTGGCGGGCAGGGAGCATATTCTTGCCGCCTATCAAGAGGCGATCCAGCGGAAGTACCGTTTCTTCAGTTTCGGCGACGCAATGTTCATTTACTAA
- a CDS encoding SpoIID/LytB domain-containing protein, with translation MRHLWKKGKPALAKGLLAAALAAGCLLIPSGAGYADSPRTIRVALFADIGSKYKLTVPAVTLQSGQAWSLTAEDAGTVLVTVPSGTKVRASLDGYRVKVLETSSWKTAADAAKKLQSTSDKPLLFLNSKGGSNVYQLYTGTYASESAAKNAADRVANAGLSLPADQLPAVKGGKHLTAGSYATQLEADTARASIAAAGVDAWTAVVPSEGGGSRYEVWVSEAASDSDLDAARIVLSQVLPQLSLTTASAGLMIRTEAGLDLNSETQAPHYAVSGGAKFMAAGSSAGIQLAERTKRTYRGSLELGGSNGSLSVINELPLEQYLYSVVGGEVSSSWPAEALKAQAVAARSYALAQGMRFDIANVVDTTLSQVYNGIGTEAASVTSAVDATAGEVLKSEGNIIEAVFSSNSGGVTADPSEVWNNGGDVFASVDSSGDSAAVAAAKKWYYVLLPGGAHGYVREDNVKLTGEKTAAGLDLLTAMTKDVNVRALPVLDSSVSPVGKLNPGENAVVLDKVLESGSYSWIKGPYTSAELLKSLQGKTNAALPSSIISLQVTERGPSGRAVQVKANGNALSVKYPDLYRSALGGLPSTLFDIVPSGSYTVLGADGRTASVSGSQQAGVLSASGMVTEGGSGTVVMNGDNKARVIDASPGFLFIGWGYGHGLGMSQWGVKGMAEQGYDYQKILQHYFQNVTIVKE, from the coding sequence ATGAGGCATTTGTGGAAGAAAGGGAAACCGGCACTGGCAAAAGGTCTGCTGGCTGCGGCGCTGGCGGCGGGATGCCTGCTCATTCCCTCTGGAGCAGGTTACGCCGATTCCCCCCGAACGATACGCGTCGCGCTATTTGCGGATATCGGCAGCAAATATAAATTGACCGTCCCGGCGGTCACACTGCAATCGGGCCAGGCCTGGAGCCTGACCGCCGAAGATGCCGGGACCGTTCTCGTTACGGTCCCCTCGGGGACAAAGGTACGGGCCAGCCTGGACGGATACCGCGTCAAGGTGCTGGAGACGTCTTCCTGGAAGACGGCGGCCGACGCGGCGAAGAAGCTTCAATCTACATCGGACAAGCCTCTGCTGTTCTTGAACTCAAAGGGCGGCAGCAATGTATATCAACTCTATACAGGAACATATGCCAGCGAAAGCGCTGCAAAGAATGCCGCTGACCGAGTGGCTAATGCCGGCTTGAGCCTTCCTGCGGATCAGCTTCCCGCCGTTAAGGGCGGCAAGCATCTGACTGCGGGCAGCTATGCCACGCAGCTCGAAGCAGATACCGCTAGGGCAAGTATCGCCGCTGCAGGCGTTGACGCCTGGACAGCCGTCGTGCCTTCCGAAGGCGGGGGATCGAGGTACGAGGTATGGGTGTCCGAAGCTGCCAGCGACAGCGATCTGGACGCGGCGCGGATTGTGCTTAGCCAGGTGCTTCCGCAGCTGTCCTTAACGACGGCTTCTGCGGGCCTCATGATCCGGACGGAAGCCGGTCTTGACCTGAACAGCGAGACGCAGGCGCCGCATTATGCGGTATCCGGCGGAGCGAAGTTCATGGCGGCCGGAAGCAGCGCGGGCATTCAGCTTGCCGAAAGAACCAAGCGGACTTACCGCGGCAGTCTGGAGCTTGGTGGATCGAACGGGTCGTTATCGGTGATTAATGAATTGCCGCTGGAGCAATATCTATACTCGGTCGTTGGCGGAGAGGTCTCTTCGAGCTGGCCGGCAGAAGCGCTTAAAGCGCAGGCGGTGGCGGCTCGCAGCTATGCGCTTGCGCAGGGGATGCGGTTTGATATCGCAAATGTAGTGGATACTACACTAAGTCAAGTATACAACGGGATCGGAACCGAAGCGGCTTCAGTTACCTCGGCGGTGGATGCCACCGCTGGAGAAGTGCTGAAGAGCGAAGGGAATATCATTGAAGCCGTCTTCTCATCCAACAGCGGCGGTGTGACGGCTGATCCGTCCGAAGTATGGAACAACGGCGGGGATGTATTTGCCAGCGTCGACAGCTCCGGCGACAGTGCTGCAGTGGCTGCCGCGAAGAAATGGTATTATGTGCTGCTCCCCGGGGGCGCTCACGGATACGTAAGGGAAGACAACGTAAAGTTGACGGGAGAGAAGACCGCAGCCGGCCTGGATCTGCTGACGGCGATGACCAAGGATGTCAATGTACGGGCTCTGCCTGTTCTTGACAGCAGCGTAAGTCCTGTCGGCAAGCTGAATCCGGGAGAGAATGCGGTTGTGCTGGACAAAGTGCTGGAGTCGGGCAGCTACAGTTGGATTAAAGGACCTTATACATCCGCCGAGCTTCTTAAGAGCCTGCAGGGGAAGACGAACGCTGCTCTGCCTTCATCCATCATCAGCCTTCAGGTGACGGAACGCGGTCCATCGGGACGGGCGGTTCAGGTCAAGGCTAACGGCAATGCCCTAAGTGTGAAGTATCCCGATTTGTACCGTTCCGCTCTGGGCGGGCTGCCCAGCACATTGTTTGATATTGTGCCATCCGGCAGTTATACTGTACTAGGCGCCGACGGCAGGACCGCGTCGGTAAGCGGTTCACAGCAGGCCGGCGTGCTGTCCGCCTCAGGGATGGTAACGGAAGGTGGCAGCGGAACCGTAGTTATGAACGGGGATAACAAGGCGAGGGTGATTGACGCCAGCCCGGGCTTCCTGTTCATTGGCTGGGGCTACGGCCATGGACTCGGCATGTCCCAGTGGGGCGTAAAGGGAATGGCAGAACAAGGGTATGACTATCAGAAGATTTTGCAACACTATTTTCAGAACGTCACTATAGTTAAGGAATGA
- the ruvB gene encoding Holliday junction branch migration DNA helicase RuvB codes for MEDRIISANLMMEDQAVELSLRPRFLAEYIGQNQVKENLKIYIEAAKMRSEALDHVLLYGPPGLGKTTLANIIANELGVNLRTTSGPAIERPGDLAALLTNLQEGDVLFIDEIHRLHRTVEEVLYPAMEDFALDIMIGKGPSARSVRLDLPPFTLVGATTRAGLLSAPLRDRFGVVSRLEFYTVDELSYIVSRGADILSIEIVGDAAEEIALRSRGTPRIANRLLKRVRDYAQVKGDGIITPEVAGEALKMLQVDPRGLDSIDHRMLHSMITGFRGGPVGLDTIAATIGEESQTIEDVYEPYLLQIGFLQRTPRGRMVTPAAYQHLGIPLPPEQS; via the coding sequence ATGGAGGACCGGATCATATCCGCAAATTTAATGATGGAAGACCAGGCGGTGGAGCTTAGTTTGCGTCCCCGTTTTCTGGCTGAATATATTGGGCAGAACCAGGTTAAAGAGAATCTGAAAATCTATATCGAAGCGGCAAAAATGCGGAGCGAGGCGCTGGATCATGTGCTGCTGTACGGGCCGCCGGGGCTGGGTAAAACGACGCTCGCCAACATCATCGCCAACGAGCTTGGAGTGAACCTCCGGACAACGTCCGGTCCCGCGATTGAGCGTCCTGGCGATTTGGCGGCGCTGCTGACGAATCTGCAGGAGGGCGATGTGCTGTTTATCGACGAGATTCACCGGCTGCACCGGACGGTGGAGGAAGTGCTGTATCCGGCGATGGAGGATTTTGCGCTTGACATTATGATCGGCAAAGGCCCGAGCGCCCGCTCGGTGCGGCTGGACCTGCCTCCGTTCACGCTGGTGGGGGCCACCACGCGGGCCGGGCTGCTGTCCGCGCCGCTGCGCGACCGGTTCGGCGTTGTCAGCCGGCTGGAATTCTATACGGTGGACGAACTGAGCTACATCGTCTCACGCGGAGCCGATATTCTCAGTATCGAAATTGTCGGCGACGCGGCTGAAGAGATTGCGCTGCGTTCAAGGGGGACCCCACGTATCGCGAACCGACTGCTGAAACGGGTTCGCGATTATGCCCAGGTCAAAGGAGATGGGATCATTACGCCGGAGGTCGCCGGCGAGGCGCTCAAGATGCTGCAGGTCGACCCGAGGGGACTTGACAGCATTGACCACAGAATGCTGCATTCGATGATCACGGGATTTCGCGGCGGGCCTGTCGGGCTGGATACGATTGCCGCTACAATTGGTGAGGAGAGCCAGACGATTGAGGATGTCTATGAGCCGTACCTACTGCAAATCGGATTTCTGCAACGAACGCCCCGGGGAAGAATGGTTACCCCGGCAGCTTACCAGCATTTAGGAATTCCGCTCCCTCCGGAGCAATCCTGA
- the ruvA gene encoding Holliday junction branch migration protein RuvA — MIDFLKGPVVHLEKEYVVLDVQGVGYRVFCPNPYAFAKQEGPVTVYIHHHVREDAILLFGFPTREEQKLFRKLIEVSGIGPRVALGILTGGTPDHVISAIYQENITFLTKLPGIGKKTAQRMILDLKDKLDGLGKVTFQTGLFALEENAETGAGEVSWQEARDGLKALGYTESELDRVWLALKKEGAETASVDVLMKKALKLLYVAK, encoded by the coding sequence ATGATCGATTTTTTAAAGGGACCGGTTGTCCATTTGGAAAAAGAATATGTGGTGCTGGATGTTCAAGGCGTGGGATACCGGGTGTTTTGCCCAAATCCTTATGCTTTTGCCAAGCAAGAGGGACCGGTGACTGTATATATTCATCATCACGTGCGTGAGGACGCGATTCTTCTGTTCGGCTTTCCCACCCGGGAGGAACAGAAGCTGTTCCGCAAGCTGATCGAGGTATCGGGCATCGGGCCCCGCGTGGCGCTTGGGATTTTGACAGGGGGAACGCCGGACCATGTCATTTCGGCTATTTATCAGGAGAATATCACATTCCTGACGAAGCTGCCGGGAATCGGCAAGAAGACTGCACAGCGTATGATTCTTGATCTGAAGGACAAGCTCGACGGTCTGGGAAAGGTCACGTTCCAAACCGGACTGTTTGCGCTGGAGGAGAATGCGGAGACCGGTGCCGGTGAGGTATCCTGGCAGGAAGCCAGAGACGGGCTTAAGGCGCTTGGGTACACGGAGAGTGAGCTGGATCGTGTCTGGCTGGCGCTGAAGAAAGAAGGCGCGGAGACTGCTTCGGTCGACGTGCTGATGAAAAAGGCGCTTAAGCTGCTGTATGTAGCGAAGTAG
- the ruvC gene encoding crossover junction endodeoxyribonuclease RuvC, which translates to MRILGIDPGIAIVGFGFIDKNGSKLTPVQYGCIQTEAHTPDEERLLHVYEGMLQLIDRYKPDAVAFEKLFFNRNVTTAMSVSQARGVLVLASVQRGLPVAEYTPMQVKQAIVGYGKAEKKQVQEMVRMYLKLSAVPKPDDVADALAVAVCHAHSYTLNSKINEVLRK; encoded by the coding sequence TTGCGGATATTGGGGATCGACCCGGGGATTGCAATTGTCGGCTTCGGGTTTATCGATAAAAACGGCAGCAAACTGACGCCGGTGCAGTACGGCTGCATTCAGACGGAGGCCCATACGCCCGATGAGGAAAGGCTTTTGCATGTTTATGAAGGCATGCTTCAATTGATTGATCGATACAAGCCCGATGCGGTTGCTTTTGAGAAACTGTTTTTTAACCGGAACGTGACTACCGCTATGTCGGTCAGTCAGGCGAGAGGGGTATTGGTTCTGGCCTCGGTGCAGCGGGGGCTTCCGGTGGCGGAGTACACGCCGATGCAGGTGAAGCAGGCGATTGTCGGTTATGGCAAGGCGGAGAAAAAGCAAGTGCAGGAAATGGTGCGGATGTACCTCAAGCTGTCAGCCGTACCGAAACCCGACGATGTGGCCGACGCGCTGGCGGTTGCGGTCTGTCATGCCCATTCTTATACGCTGAATTCAAAGATAAATGAGGTATTACGCAAATGA
- a CDS encoding BofC C-terminal domain-containing protein produces MSAFRLKKQLWRRWRRWKKALWVGTACVVLTICAWSGLRMSEDISRLLTGSMSAAEQTFAELNDRASGGDTLLPGQVSAVFEQEGRKEQVSNQGYTDSLIRVIADSGLSRKVHYKTTYVCGEEIRNVPQVMSPKELQFLIAEHSDWQGKIGPEGDVWLERNVNDLSPSCKKDAYIGIDNEGNLTLFKGPPKREEALKTFFQIDIGTMKSALPEKVWRQLQGGIRVQDIDEYNSVLSTFSDYARDNAEAM; encoded by the coding sequence ATGAGTGCTTTTCGTCTGAAAAAGCAGCTGTGGCGCCGGTGGAGACGCTGGAAAAAAGCGCTGTGGGTCGGAACGGCCTGCGTGGTTCTTACGATCTGTGCCTGGTCCGGCCTGCGTATGTCTGAGGATATATCGAGACTGTTGACAGGATCAATGTCGGCAGCGGAACAAACCTTTGCCGAGCTCAATGACCGCGCCTCTGGCGGTGACACCCTACTGCCTGGGCAGGTTTCCGCTGTGTTCGAGCAGGAAGGTCGGAAAGAGCAGGTTTCAAATCAAGGCTATACGGATTCGCTTATCAGGGTTATTGCCGACAGCGGTCTTAGCCGGAAGGTACATTACAAGACAACCTATGTATGCGGCGAGGAGATCCGTAATGTGCCTCAAGTGATGAGCCCTAAGGAATTGCAGTTCCTCATTGCGGAACATTCGGATTGGCAGGGGAAGATTGGGCCAGAAGGAGACGTCTGGCTGGAACGGAATGTGAACGATCTATCGCCTTCCTGTAAGAAGGATGCGTATATTGGCATAGATAACGAAGGAAATCTTACCCTGTTCAAAGGACCTCCTAAACGGGAGGAGGCGCTCAAAACTTTTTTTCAAATCGACATAGGCACTATGAAATCTGCTTTGCCTGAGAAGGTGTGGAGGCAACTTCAAGGCGGAATCCGTGTGCAGGATATCGATGAATACAACAGTGTTCTGTCAACCTTCAGCGATTATGCGAGGGACAATGCCGAGGCGATGTAG
- a CDS encoding LysM peptidoglycan-binding domain-containing protein codes for MKIHIVKQGDTLYELSKKYGVPLDKVIEANPQIANPDVLAVGDKVKIPSVPVPVPDGGELFHKHTVMQGDTLWKLSKAWGIQLKDIIQANPQLKNPDVLKIGDIVNVPKKATASPVHPVDPVDPVDPVDPVNPANPANPANPVNPNLAQPEYAPMAVSEKTAPGGKAYTGPIEKKAETAPVVPAPVPAPAPAPTSAPLAIQKPVAIPAPITPIKETIHTETQNLYVQISVPAQEAAPLPPMPEPLKEYPIPEPPKNYFACEPVTPCDKSYGYPGITENPNYYDCPPTYPQYEAVQPISYAPCEVQQFAYMPEMPAPYCYPDTGYPVANVSAPYYPGVMPGYTTEMPANDFKPYSENPAYYGAQPTTLPWPSCGCGESPGIQPYQFGNEAPMYGNMPVYTSEAQSFPYGMGIPQPYMAPSYPPAPASYGSPVNQGIPPVPKFPGTEDWVYSNRLPVDTEVNSASGALSEQDATAVNLTAEQNAADQGEAKPASTTSTAKAKTSSRRGKDIKPGGTTKQQRSGKVKETVKKRRNPWISD; via the coding sequence GTGAAAATACACATTGTCAAGCAAGGCGATACACTCTATGAATTGTCGAAAAAGTATGGGGTGCCGCTGGATAAAGTGATTGAAGCCAATCCGCAAATTGCAAACCCCGATGTCCTGGCTGTCGGAGACAAGGTTAAAATCCCTTCAGTTCCCGTTCCCGTGCCAGACGGCGGCGAGCTGTTCCACAAACATACGGTCATGCAGGGAGATACCCTGTGGAAACTGTCAAAGGCATGGGGGATTCAGCTCAAGGATATCATCCAGGCCAATCCCCAGTTAAAAAATCCCGATGTGCTTAAAATAGGAGATATCGTCAATGTTCCCAAGAAAGCGACGGCTTCCCCGGTACATCCAGTAGATCCAGTAGATCCAGTAGATCCAGTAGATCCAGTAAATCCAGCAAATCCAGCAAACCCGGCAAACCCGGTAAATCCGAATCTAGCCCAACCGGAATATGCGCCGATGGCTGTATCAGAGAAAACCGCCCCTGGCGGAAAGGCCTATACGGGTCCCATCGAAAAAAAGGCAGAAACAGCTCCTGTTGTACCTGCACCTGTACCTGCACCTGCACCTGCACCCACATCTGCTCCTTTAGCTATTCAAAAACCTGTTGCCATTCCTGCGCCTATTACTCCAATTAAAGAGACGATTCATACCGAGACGCAGAACCTGTACGTACAGATTTCGGTTCCCGCTCAAGAAGCGGCCCCTTTGCCGCCGATGCCTGAGCCTCTTAAGGAATATCCTATTCCCGAGCCCCCCAAGAATTATTTCGCATGCGAGCCTGTAACTCCCTGCGACAAGTCATACGGTTATCCGGGAATAACGGAAAATCCCAACTATTACGACTGCCCGCCAACTTACCCGCAGTATGAGGCCGTTCAGCCGATTTCTTATGCGCCTTGTGAGGTTCAACAGTTTGCGTATATGCCCGAAATGCCTGCGCCATATTGCTATCCGGATACAGGTTATCCTGTCGCCAATGTCTCGGCACCATACTATCCGGGTGTTATGCCCGGCTACACCACAGAGATGCCTGCTAACGACTTCAAACCTTATTCTGAGAATCCGGCGTACTACGGGGCTCAGCCAACGACGCTTCCTTGGCCTTCCTGCGGATGCGGGGAATCTCCTGGAATCCAGCCGTACCAATTTGGTAATGAAGCGCCGATGTATGGCAATATGCCTGTCTACACGAGTGAAGCCCAATCTTTCCCTTATGGCATGGGCATTCCTCAACCCTATATGGCACCTTCGTACCCGCCCGCACCCGCATCATATGGCTCTCCAGTTAACCAAGGAATCCCGCCGGTTCCGAAATTTCCGGGAACGGAGGATTGGGTTTATTCGAATCGACTTCCTGTAGACACAGAGGTTAATTCCGCCTCAGGAGCTTTGTCCGAGCAGGATGCTACTGCCGTCAACCTGACCGCAGAACAGAATGCCGCCGATCAAGGGGAAGCTAAACCGGCTTCTACGACTTCTACGGCCAAGGCCAAAACATCAAGCCGGCGTGGCAAAGACATCAAACCGGGCGGCACAACGAAGCAGCAGCGTTCGGGTAAAGTCAAAGAGACGGTGAAAAAACGTCGTAACCCTTGGATTTCCGATTGA
- the ilvE gene encoding branched-chain-amino-acid transaminase codes for MSEQLIYLDGQYVTKENAMVSVFDHGFLYGDGIFEGIRIYNGNIFKCKEHLDRLYDSAKSIMLDIPLTYDEMLEAMAETIRRNEMRNGYIRLIVSRGPGNLGLDPRRCPQASVIIIVEQLAIYPEEAYLNGLRAVSVSQRRNIPDALNPKIKSLNYLNNILVKIQSNLAEADEAIMLNAQGYVTEGSGDNIFIIKKGVVYTPPCYLGALEGITRLAIIELCEKLGIKLKEEPFTMHDIYIADEVFFTGTAAEVIAAREIDGRIIGEGHAGPITLKLLEEFRSIVDKDGYKVWQS; via the coding sequence ATGTCTGAGCAGTTGATTTATCTAGATGGACAATACGTAACGAAGGAAAATGCCATGGTATCCGTTTTTGACCACGGCTTTCTGTATGGCGACGGGATTTTTGAAGGGATCCGGATTTATAACGGCAACATTTTTAAATGCAAAGAGCATTTGGACAGACTGTATGATTCGGCTAAATCCATCATGCTTGATATCCCGCTGACTTATGACGAGATGCTGGAAGCGATGGCAGAGACGATCCGCCGTAATGAGATGCGCAACGGTTATATCCGCCTTATCGTTTCCCGAGGCCCCGGCAACCTCGGACTTGATCCCCGCCGGTGCCCCCAAGCCAGTGTCATTATTATTGTAGAGCAGCTGGCCATCTATCCCGAAGAGGCTTATCTGAACGGCCTTCGCGCCGTTTCCGTGTCCCAGCGCCGTAACATTCCGGATGCGCTGAATCCGAAGATCAAATCGCTTAACTATCTGAACAACATTCTGGTCAAAATCCAGTCCAATCTTGCGGAAGCCGACGAGGCGATCATGCTGAACGCGCAGGGATATGTGACGGAAGGCTCCGGAGATAATATTTTTATCATCAAAAAAGGCGTTGTCTACACCCCACCGTGCTACCTTGGCGCTCTCGAAGGCATCACGCGTCTTGCCATTATCGAGTTGTGCGAGAAGCTCGGCATCAAGCTTAAAGAAGAGCCTTTCACGATGCATGATATTTATATTGCGGATGAGGTCTTCTTCACCGGTACAGCGGCAGAGGTTATCGCGGCCCGCGAGATCGACGGACGGATTATTGGCGAAGGCCATGCTGGTCCGATCACGCTGAAGCTGCTTGAGGAATTCCGGAGCATTGTGGACAAAGATGGCTATAAGGTGTGGCAGTCCTAA